A stretch of Cytophagales bacterium DNA encodes these proteins:
- a CDS encoding L,D-transpeptidase family protein: MKAIHVILIFIFVQYQALGQTFLKDQKRYPRVRAAIAEKQVGIAETLANKDLAIDDFHLLMVAYKAEDRLLLYAKKGDASAYQFLAEYKICSKSGSPGPKRRQGDYQVPEGFYHIDRFNPASNFHLSVGLNYPNLSDRRKSDFERLGGDIFIHGACVTNGCLPMTDDKIKEIYLYAIHARNNGQEKIPVYVFPFEMTDENIRSYTEEYAENQKLLDFWSNLKPGYDRFHQHKKEVSFTVAKNGDYEF; encoded by the coding sequence ATGAAAGCCATCCACGTCATCCTTATTTTCATTTTTGTTCAATATCAGGCCTTAGGGCAGACATTTCTTAAAGATCAGAAGCGTTATCCTCGCGTAAGGGCGGCCATCGCGGAAAAGCAAGTGGGCATTGCCGAAACACTAGCAAACAAGGACTTGGCCATTGATGACTTTCACCTGTTGATGGTGGCTTACAAGGCAGAAGACCGATTGTTGCTTTATGCCAAAAAAGGAGATGCTTCGGCCTATCAATTCCTTGCTGAATATAAGATCTGTTCCAAATCTGGGAGCCCTGGTCCAAAACGCCGGCAAGGAGATTATCAGGTGCCGGAAGGCTTCTATCATATCGATCGCTTCAATCCTGCAAGTAACTTCCATCTATCTGTGGGATTGAATTATCCCAACCTGTCTGATCGTCGCAAGAGTGACTTTGAACGATTGGGTGGAGATATCTTTATTCATGGGGCTTGTGTTACCAATGGCTGTCTACCCATGACAGATGACAAAATCAAAGAAATCTACCTGTATGCCATCCATGCACGGAACAATGGACAAGAAAAGATTCCTGTGTATGTTTTTCCTTTCGAAATGACAGATGAAAACATTCGGTCATACACTGAAGAATATGCGGAAAATCAGAAATTGCTCGATTTTTGGTCCAACCTGAAGCCCGGATACGATCGATTTCATCAGCATAAGAAGGAAGTCAGCTTCACTGTTGCTAAGAACGGTGATTATGAGTTCTAG
- a CDS encoding ABC transporter permease has protein sequence MNHQEPPRWMLQFFQWFCREDLFEAISGDLLVQYYERASRMSRARNNGLFIGQVLTFFQPFAWRRPHTLSNHSIMFTNHLKVGFRLIRRNPVYSSINILGFAIGLSAVMLIALFIQQELSFDKFHSRGDDIVRFTYRLETPNATREGAKLPFPMKSVLEADYPEVRNVARFYFWGGDAPLLSYGNQKHTEEKLYFSENEVFQVFDFEFLAGNPSTALTEVKSIILTESLARKYFGTDDPMGKIMTYKNEDDLLVTGVIKDIPSNSHISFDALLPIELQRQRWMGWGQYTYDLEKDWNWAGAWVYGLLNPKTDNLAFEQKLQSIAEEHLNTDDQKGFTIEIQSLLDIHLRSDKSAEPGPNGNLTLVYAFAVVACLILLIACINFINLTTAQANKRLKEINIRQVMGAGRTNLVGQFLTESMILVSFSCIAAWLFAFLFMPFFNDFMGSSLSLGTQQVWLILAVCIVAFFLAAFSGVRPSVAIARLRAFQQMQPVRSSGLFNKILIVGQFAICNVLIIGIFVIEGQLDLLRHKDLGFDKEQMLVLRHGRNLSADQFEVFQNEINALPQVENLHRGYVAGTAAYTNTFQRVGAGSQDAYSLGIKWVGEGFTDMFEIDLVEGRSINPESIADIRESILINESAAKALGWSNSESIGKQLSFLPGGASEPEEIRIVGVMADANFESLYDPVLPSVFRMPQSALGSEVSLKLSPKGDLMRTITQIEAAWDLAIPEWPFEFNFLDQSIQEQYVREENLAAAIRYFAILAILIACSGLFGLSMFTIQQKRKEIGVRKVLGATVSSIFVLLSSRFMRLIVFSFLFAIPTGLYLSSNWLESFAFRISLDPMIFVWSGLISSMMVLMAIGLQSLKAAISDPVDSLRYE, from the coding sequence ATGAACCATCAGGAGCCACCCAGGTGGATGTTGCAATTTTTTCAATGGTTTTGCCGTGAAGACCTTTTTGAAGCCATTAGTGGTGATCTGCTTGTGCAGTATTATGAACGTGCGAGTCGGATGTCACGGGCTCGAAATAATGGATTGTTCATTGGACAAGTCCTCACTTTTTTTCAACCCTTCGCCTGGCGGAGGCCACATACCCTATCTAACCATTCCATCATGTTTACCAACCACCTCAAAGTAGGTTTTCGTCTGATCAGAAGAAACCCTGTGTATTCCAGCATCAATATTCTGGGCTTTGCCATAGGCTTATCAGCAGTCATGTTGATTGCCTTGTTCATTCAGCAGGAATTGTCTTTCGACAAGTTCCATTCACGGGGTGATGATATCGTCCGATTTACGTATCGTCTTGAGACCCCAAATGCTACCCGCGAAGGTGCTAAACTCCCCTTTCCTATGAAATCCGTGCTGGAAGCCGATTACCCGGAAGTGCGTAATGTTGCCCGGTTTTATTTCTGGGGGGGTGATGCTCCTTTATTGTCTTATGGAAATCAAAAGCACACGGAAGAAAAACTCTACTTCTCGGAAAATGAAGTCTTTCAGGTCTTTGATTTTGAGTTCCTGGCAGGTAATCCGTCTACGGCTTTGACAGAAGTTAAAAGTATCATTTTGACGGAGAGCCTGGCACGTAAATATTTTGGTACGGATGATCCGATGGGTAAGATCATGACCTATAAGAATGAAGATGACCTCTTGGTGACCGGAGTGATCAAAGATATTCCTTCGAATTCCCATATATCATTTGATGCTTTACTACCGATAGAACTCCAACGGCAGCGCTGGATGGGATGGGGACAGTATACGTACGATCTGGAGAAAGATTGGAATTGGGCTGGGGCCTGGGTTTATGGTCTTCTGAATCCAAAAACGGACAATCTTGCCTTCGAACAAAAACTGCAGTCCATTGCTGAGGAGCATCTCAACACGGATGATCAGAAAGGATTTACGATAGAAATCCAATCGCTGCTTGATATACACTTGAGATCTGATAAAAGTGCAGAACCCGGGCCAAATGGTAATTTGACCTTAGTATATGCTTTTGCGGTGGTTGCATGTCTGATTTTATTGATCGCCTGTATCAATTTTATCAACCTAACGACTGCACAGGCAAATAAACGGTTGAAGGAGATCAATATCAGGCAAGTGATGGGAGCAGGACGAACCAATTTAGTCGGACAGTTTCTAACAGAATCCATGATTCTGGTGAGTTTTTCATGCATAGCCGCGTGGTTGTTTGCTTTTCTTTTCATGCCATTTTTCAATGATTTTATGGGGAGTTCGCTAAGTCTTGGAACCCAGCAGGTTTGGTTAATATTGGCGGTATGTATAGTGGCATTCTTCCTGGCGGCTTTTTCAGGAGTGAGGCCCAGCGTCGCGATAGCACGTCTCAGGGCTTTCCAGCAGATGCAACCTGTTCGATCCAGTGGATTGTTCAATAAAATACTGATTGTGGGGCAGTTTGCCATTTGTAATGTGCTGATTATCGGGATTTTTGTCATTGAAGGACAGCTGGATTTATTGCGACATAAGGACCTTGGTTTTGATAAGGAACAAATGTTGGTGCTTAGACATGGAAGAAACCTATCGGCAGATCAATTTGAGGTTTTTCAAAATGAGATCAATGCACTTCCTCAAGTGGAAAATTTGCACCGTGGTTATGTTGCGGGAACGGCTGCATACACCAATACTTTTCAACGAGTAGGAGCAGGATCACAAGATGCCTATTCTTTGGGGATCAAGTGGGTCGGAGAGGGTTTTACGGACATGTTTGAAATAGATCTGGTTGAAGGGCGTTCGATCAATCCGGAAAGCATTGCTGATATCAGAGAAAGCATCTTGATCAACGAATCCGCTGCAAAGGCATTAGGATGGAGCAATTCGGAAAGCATAGGGAAACAATTAAGCTTTCTGCCCGGTGGAGCATCTGAACCCGAGGAAATCCGCATTGTGGGAGTAATGGCCGATGCCAATTTTGAAAGCTTGTATGATCCAGTGTTGCCTAGTGTATTCAGAATGCCACAATCGGCGTTGGGGAGTGAAGTCAGCCTTAAATTAAGTCCAAAGGGAGATTTGATGCGTACCATTACGCAGATTGAAGCCGCATGGGATTTAGCAATACCTGAATGGCCCTTTGAGTTCAACTTTCTTGATCAAAGTATTCAAGAGCAATATGTGAGAGAAGAGAACCTGGCAGCGGCAATTCGATATTTTGCTATTCTAGCTATACTCATTGCATGTTCCGGATTGTTCGGATTGTCCATGTTTACCATACAACAAAAGAGGAAGGAAATTGGCGTTCGGAAGGTGTTGGGAGCCACGGTGAGTTCCATATTTGTTTTATTGAGCAGCCGATTCATGCGATTAATTGTCTTCTCCTTTCTTTTTGCGATCCCTACAGGACTATATCTGTCTTCCAACTGGCTGGAAAGTTTCGCTTTTCGAATAAGTCTGGATCCTATGATATTCGTCTGGTCTGGCTTAATATCCTCGATGATGGTATTAATGGCAATTGGCCTACAATCGTTAAAAGCAGCCATTTCCGATCCGGTTGATTCCTTGCGGTATGAATGA
- a CDS encoding SulP family inorganic anion transporter, translating to MQSYFQLFDLQQKVNYKNEILSGLTVALALIPEAIAFALIAGLSPLTGLYAAFMMGLVTSILGGRPGMISGATGAVAVVIVSLAISHGVEYVFAAVVLAGVIQIVTGLLRLGKFIRLVPQPVMFGFVNGLAIVIFLAQLNQFKVENIASGQLEWMTGTPLLMMLGLVLLTILIIWLLPKLTKLIPSSLAAILIISAIVIGFDLDTKTVGDIASISGGFPPFHIPSIPFTWETLTVIFPYALIIAGVGLIESLLTLNLIDEITQTRGRGNKESVAQGTANILSGLFSGMGGCAMIGQSLINISSGARARLSGIVAAVMLLVFIMFGADLIEQLPMAALTGLMIMVSIGTFEWASLKTIGKMPTHDVIVIVLVALITVLLHNLALAVLIGVVISALVFAWENARRIRARKYRDDQGVKHYEIHGPLFFGSVTAFNEKFDVKNDPEEVIIDFQESRVADMSGIEALNKITERYAGAGKKIHLKHLSPDCRRLLKNAEQIIDVNILEDPTYNVVADQLS from the coding sequence ATGCAGTCGTATTTCCAATTATTCGATCTTCAACAAAAGGTCAACTACAAGAATGAAATCCTTTCAGGGCTTACCGTCGCTTTGGCCCTGATCCCTGAGGCCATCGCTTTTGCTTTGATCGCAGGGTTATCGCCTCTCACAGGTTTATATGCGGCGTTTATGATGGGATTGGTGACATCCATTTTAGGTGGACGGCCGGGCATGATCTCCGGTGCGACAGGTGCCGTAGCTGTGGTGATTGTGAGTTTGGCTATTTCTCATGGTGTGGAGTACGTTTTTGCCGCAGTTGTCCTGGCGGGTGTGATCCAGATTGTAACCGGATTGTTACGTTTAGGTAAGTTTATCCGTTTGGTGCCTCAACCGGTGATGTTTGGCTTTGTCAATGGCCTGGCAATTGTGATTTTCCTGGCACAGCTCAATCAATTCAAAGTAGAAAATATAGCTTCAGGCCAATTGGAATGGATGACAGGAACACCCTTACTCATGATGCTCGGTTTGGTGTTGTTAACCATATTGATCATATGGCTATTGCCAAAGCTGACCAAGCTGATCCCTTCGTCTTTGGCGGCTATTCTGATCATTTCTGCCATTGTCATTGGCTTTGATCTGGATACCAAAACAGTAGGTGATATCGCTTCTATTTCCGGAGGATTTCCTCCGTTTCATATTCCTTCGATTCCTTTTACCTGGGAAACACTCACTGTTATTTTTCCTTATGCATTGATCATAGCTGGGGTGGGATTGATTGAAAGTCTATTGACCTTGAACTTGATCGACGAGATTACGCAGACACGAGGTAGGGGCAACAAAGAAAGTGTGGCTCAAGGTACGGCTAACATCCTTTCCGGGCTATTTTCTGGCATGGGAGGGTGTGCGATGATCGGTCAGAGCCTGATCAATATTTCTTCGGGTGCCAGGGCTCGGTTGTCCGGTATTGTGGCTGCAGTCATGTTGCTGGTCTTCATCATGTTTGGTGCCGATTTGATTGAGCAGCTTCCCATGGCGGCACTCACAGGCTTGATGATCATGGTGTCTATTGGGACATTCGAATGGGCCAGTTTAAAGACCATTGGTAAGATGCCCACGCATGATGTCATTGTGATTGTTTTGGTTGCGCTGATCACGGTACTGCTGCACAACCTGGCATTAGCGGTACTGATCGGTGTGGTTATTTCTGCGTTGGTCTTCGCCTGGGAGAATGCCAGGCGCATTCGTGCACGCAAATACCGGGACGACCAAGGAGTAAAGCACTATGAAATTCACGGACCGCTTTTTTTCGGCTCTGTGACTGCATTCAATGAGAAATTTGACGTCAAAAATGACCCTGAAGAAGTGATCATTGACTTTCAGGAAAGCCGCGTTGCAGACATGTCTGGGATAGAGGCTTTGAACAAAATCACCGAACGATATGCAGGTGCAGGTAAAAAAATCCACCTCAAACACCTGAGTCCCGACTGTCGCCGATTGCTTAAGAATGCCGAACAGATCATTGATGTCAATATTCTGGAAGATCCGACTTACAATGTGGTCGCGGATCAGTTGAGTTAA
- a CDS encoding helix-turn-helix domain-containing protein, translating into MNQSIRDHFKPYQPSIAFSGEEAVIYEEKSPADQIKDYVHCYWRLYTPEPLKESFKYRVVSDGCIDILFEQSASENIFVTGFSTQFLEYDLGTSFDYLGIRFLPTGFPALFDRAASELTNEFLPLVEVLPEFHKVFIRAFRDLMELSLAIGQFDDLLKDQLSNLPTASEVDPRLLSAMHVILQSGGRIPLSQLDVGVSERQLRRLFEYYFGESPKTFARIIRFQHILGAKPSLESLKNNKIFYDGGYYDQAHFIKEFKAFYGVTPNKAFGR; encoded by the coding sequence GTGAATCAATCGATCAGAGATCATTTCAAGCCTTATCAGCCGAGCATTGCTTTCTCTGGAGAAGAGGCTGTGATTTATGAAGAAAAATCACCAGCGGATCAAATCAAGGATTATGTGCATTGTTACTGGCGATTGTATACTCCGGAACCTTTAAAGGAATCATTTAAGTATAGGGTGGTGTCGGATGGATGCATCGATATCTTGTTTGAACAAAGTGCGTCGGAGAACATATTCGTGACCGGTTTTTCCACCCAATTTCTTGAATATGATTTGGGTACCTCGTTTGATTACCTCGGCATTCGTTTTTTGCCTACGGGATTTCCCGCCTTGTTTGACCGTGCTGCCAGTGAATTGACCAATGAGTTTTTACCCCTGGTTGAAGTATTGCCGGAATTTCATAAAGTATTCATTCGTGCCTTTCGGGACCTAATGGAACTGTCTCTCGCTATCGGTCAATTTGATGACCTTCTAAAAGATCAATTGAGCAACTTACCTACTGCTTCTGAAGTCGACCCCAGGTTGCTGAGTGCCATGCATGTAATCCTACAATCAGGTGGCCGAATTCCTTTGAGTCAACTGGACGTAGGAGTAAGTGAACGCCAGCTTCGTCGACTTTTCGAATACTATTTTGGAGAATCTCCCAAGACTTTTGCCCGCATCATTCGATTCCAGCATATTCTGGGAGCCAAGCCTTCCCTTGAAAGTCTTAAGAACAACAAGATTTTTTATGATGGGGGCTACTATGATCAGGCCCATTTCATCAAAGAGTTCAAAGCCTTTTATGGAGTGACGCCAAACAAGGCATTTGGTAGATAG
- a CDS encoding VOC family protein, translated as MKRLFNFLILAFVLGYQAFSQQNKNAMKLNAGVITDKIQETKAFYLDNLGFEVVFENEFYLLLKTPDGHAQLSFLLPDHPTQQPLFQAPFQGQGMYLTIEVKDVDALYREVQSKSVPIKIELRDEPWGDRHFAIQDPNGIGIDLVKYTAPN; from the coding sequence ATGAAACGATTATTCAATTTTCTGATCTTAGCTTTTGTGCTGGGATATCAGGCTTTTTCACAACAAAATAAGAATGCGATGAAACTAAATGCTGGAGTCATTACCGACAAAATACAGGAAACCAAGGCTTTTTACCTGGATAATCTGGGGTTTGAAGTAGTCTTTGAAAATGAGTTCTATTTACTGTTAAAAACACCGGATGGCCATGCCCAATTGAGTTTTTTATTACCTGATCACCCCACCCAACAGCCGCTGTTTCAGGCGCCATTCCAAGGGCAAGGAATGTACCTGACCATTGAAGTAAAAGATGTGGATGCATTGTATAGAGAGGTGCAGTCCAAATCCGTTCCCATTAAAATTGAATTGCGGGATGAACCCTGGGGTGATCGCCATTTTGCCATTCAGGATCCAAATGGAATTGGCATAGACCTGGTAAAGTACACAGCCCCGAATTGA
- a CDS encoding energy transducer TonB: MKDLIRYTFLVLILSSFQVQAQQWSDVEMAAYKLAYKEAREHFLEGKYDQYVTYFESIKTFAGIPKFEGLKMASESYEKLARSQGIEKVYQQAVRHFGKMVVDENWDRFVVGVSDPNPVKDAVDEPASYPEGMAAFYAYVHDELKYPKDAMGKGIEGNVFVQLIVNKDGSLDGIQAVKGIGYGCDAEAVRVIKNAQRFIPGKQDGEAVPTLMMLPIIFRVSKGIK; this comes from the coding sequence ATGAAAGATTTGATTCGATATACTTTCTTGGTGCTCATCCTTTCCTCATTTCAGGTTCAGGCCCAGCAGTGGTCAGATGTGGAGATGGCGGCTTATAAGTTGGCTTACAAGGAAGCCAGGGAACACTTTCTTGAAGGTAAGTACGATCAATATGTTACCTATTTTGAATCCATCAAAACCTTTGCTGGTATACCAAAATTCGAAGGGTTGAAGATGGCAAGTGAAAGCTACGAAAAACTTGCCAGATCCCAGGGAATTGAAAAGGTATATCAACAGGCTGTCAGGCACTTTGGGAAAATGGTCGTAGATGAAAATTGGGACCGTTTCGTGGTTGGCGTATCTGATCCAAATCCAGTCAAAGATGCAGTGGATGAGCCTGCCAGCTATCCGGAAGGCATGGCGGCATTTTATGCCTATGTACATGATGAGCTGAAATATCCGAAAGATGCCATGGGAAAGGGAATTGAAGGGAATGTGTTTGTGCAGCTTATTGTCAATAAGGATGGTAGCCTGGATGGCATACAGGCCGTAAAGGGGATTGGATATGGATGTGATGCAGAGGCAGTCAGGGTAATAAAGAATGCCCAACGATTCATTCCAGGGAAACAGGATGGCGAAGCAGTCCCAACTTTGATGATGTTGCCCATTATATTTCGGGTGAGCAAGGGGATCAAATAA
- a CDS encoding helix-turn-helix transcriptional regulator has product MKGTYLGEFEELVLLTVGILFDDAHGISVQQELENQSGRKPMISAVHKVLVRLEDKGFLTSKMGGATTERGGRRKRLYEMTPAGKRALAGSRTLRNKMWDAIPKVVWEGGQL; this is encoded by the coding sequence ATGAAAGGCACATATCTTGGCGAGTTTGAGGAACTGGTCTTATTGACGGTAGGTATTCTATTCGATGATGCCCATGGGATTTCTGTTCAACAGGAGCTGGAAAATCAAAGTGGTCGGAAACCGATGATCAGTGCAGTACATAAAGTGTTGGTGAGGTTGGAAGACAAAGGGTTCTTAACCTCAAAAATGGGTGGAGCGACCACAGAAAGGGGAGGTAGAAGAAAAAGACTTTATGAAATGACACCAGCAGGGAAGCGTGCATTGGCTGGATCGCGGACTTTACGCAACAAGATGTGGGATGCTATTCCGAAAGTAGTTTGGGAAGGAGGTCAACTATGA